GAGCGGGCACCCGTACGGGAACGAGCCCCTCCCCCTCACCCCGCCGCCGGTACGCGAACCAGACGTCCCGGAACTCGATCTCGCCCCGCCCCGGCGTGGGCAGGTGCAGCGGCTGGGCGGGCTCCGGCACGGAGATGGGAGTGTCCAGCAGCTTGAAGATGCGCTCGGAGGAGGCCATGGCGCCCTGCAGCATATTGTACTTTTCCGACAGGTCCTGGATCGGCCGGAAGAAGCGGCGGGCATACTGCAGGAACGCGGCGACCACGCCCACCGTGAGCGTGCCGCCCAGGATCTGGGCGCCGCCGTAGGCGATGATCGAGGCCAGCGCCACCGCGGTGAGCAGCTCGATGATGGGGAAGAACAGGGCGTAGTAGGTGATCGAGCGCAGGTGCGCGCCCAGGTAGTCCCGGTCAATGGTGCGGAATCGCGCGCTCGTGTCCGCTTCCCGGCCGAACAACTGCACCACCGCCATCCCGGTGATCCGCTCCTGCAGGAAGGCATTGATCCGCGCCAGACGCACGCGGATCTCCCGGTACGCATCGCGGATCCTGGCGCGGAACGCAAACGCCACCAGCGCCACCAGCGGCATGACTGCCAGGGTCACCAGTGCCAGCTTCCAGTCCATGAGCAGCATGGCGACGACGATGAAGACCAGGGTAAAGACGTCGCCAAACACCGTGACCACGCCCGCGCTGAACAGCTCGTTGAGCACCTCGACGTCGCTGGTCACCCGGGTCATGATCCGGCCCACGGGGTTGCGGTCATAGTAGGGCAGGCTCAGCCGCTGCAGGTGGGCGAAGATCTCGCGGCGCAGGTCGTACATCACGCGCTGCCCCAGCCAGGTCGTCAGCACCGACTCGGCGTACTCGAGCGCCAGCGCCAGCAGCAGCGCGCCGAAGTAGGCGGCGGCCAGCCAGCCGAGCAGGCCGAAGTCGCGCTCAGGGATGGCCCGGTCCAGCGCCACCTTGGTCAACCAGGGGCCGATCAGCTCGATCAGCGCGCCGGTCAGCAGCAGCGCAACACCCACTGCCACCCGCCCGCGGTGCGGCCGCAGGTAGCGCAGCAGCCGCCGCATGAGGCGGGCGTCATACGCTTTGCCGAGTGCTTCTTCCTCGTGCAGCGCGCTGGCAGCGTCTGCCACTGGGCCTCCCGATCCGACGGCTGGGGCGCGAACGCCAGGAGTGCAAGCAGGACAGCCACTTGCAAGCTAGGAAAGGCCCCAAGTGTCCGCCAGTGTTGCTTCCCGCCCGACCGGCTGAAATATTGGTCGGCGGCTGGCGGCAGCAGCGGCGGCACACGCACGCGCCATCCTCCACGACGCCAGGAAGGAGCAAGCCGTGGCCTGGATCCTGGTAGCGCTGCTCCTCATGACTCTCGGCCTCTTGCGGGTCTCGGGCCGAGTCATGGTACCATCCATTCCCTGGTGGTACGGCGTGGTCGAGCTGCTCCTCGGCGAGGTGCTCGCCCTGACCTGGCTGACGCGCAGCCAGCCGGTGGAAGATGGGTTCTGGCTGATCGGCTCCGCCGTTATTGCCGGCGTGCTCTTTGATGAAGTCCGCCTCGTGACCCGCGGGCTCAAGCGCTGGCGGCAGGATGTCAGGTCCGAGGAGCTGCGGCTGCGTAAGTTCCTGGGCAAGGACTGAGGCCGCGGATGGGTATCCTCTCCTGGATCCTTTTTGGCCTGATTGCCGGGGCCATCGCGAAGTTCATCATGCCGGGCAAGGACCCCGGCGGCTGCCTGGTCACGGTGCTCATCGGCATCGCCGGCGCGCTGATCGGCGGCTTCGTCGGCACCCAGCTCTTCAATTGGGGCACCGTCACCGGCTTCAACCTGCGCTCCTTCCTCATCGCCATCTTCGGAGCCATCCTGCTGCTCCTGGGATACCGGCTGGTCGTGCGCCGCCGGATCTAGCTGCCCCGCGCGTCATGCGGCGCGCAAGCCCGCAGCGCCTCGTCTTGCCATCCCGAGCCTAGCGAGCGCGAGTAGTAGTCAGCCGCATCGCGGAAGCCGTGCAGCGGCGCTGTGGCGACGTCATCGAACTCGCGCAGCGTGCGCGCGCCGAGCGCCCGGCCGACGTCGCAGCGCCCTGCCAGCAATTCGAGCTTCGCCCGCAGCTTGCGCCGCAGGTTGCGCAGGAAATAGCTGGTGTACACGCGGCCCATCACGCCCCTTTCGAGGTTCGCCGCCCCCGCCGCCAGGTCGTACGGCACCGACACCGGGGGCAGCGCCGCCGCGCTCTCGAGTCCGCGCGTCTGGTGGTCACCGATGCTCCCCGTTCGCGCGGGCAGGGTCCCTGCCACCGAGACTTGCCGGGCCGCCACGGGCTGACGATACTGGCCGGATTATGGACCCCCCGCCGCCGCCGAGGTCTCCATGCCCAACCACCACCCGACGCTGCCCCGGACTCCTGCCGCGGACGCTGCCCAACCCGTGGCGGCGCGCCGTGCTGCGCCGCTGGACCTGTCGGCCGAGGAGTTCCGTGCCCTGGGCTACCGGCTCGTGGACCGCATTGCCGATTTCCTCGAGTCGCTGCCCTCGCGCGTCGTGACGCCGGGCGCTGGACCGGCCGAGGTACGACTCGCCCTGGGCGGGGGCGCGCTGCCGATCGAGGGCATGGAGCCCGCCCCGCTGCTCGAGCAGGCCGCGGACGTGCTCTTCCAGCATTCGCTGCTGAACGCGCACCCCCGCTTCTGGGGCTACATCAATCCCACGCCCGCGCCCATCGGCGCGCTGGGCGAGATGCTGGCCGCAAGCGTGAACCCTAACGTGGGCGCCTGGATCCTCTCGCCCGTGGCCAGCGAGATCGAACGGCAAACCGTGCGCTGGATTGCCGAGCTGATCGGCTACTCTCCGGAGGCGGGTGGCCTGCTGGTGAGCGGCGGCAACATGGCGAACTTCGTGGGCTTCCTCGCAGCCCGGCGAGCCCGCGCCGATTGGGACGTGCGCGCCCGGGGCATCGCCGGTGGCGGGGGCCGTCGCCTCGTCGCCTATACCTCTGCCGAGACCCATACCTGGATCCAGAAGGCGGCGGACCTCTTCGGCCTGGGCACGGAATCCCTGCACTGGATCCCGGTGGATGCCGGGCTGCGCATGGACACCGCCGCGTTGCGCCAGGCGATCGAGCGCGATGTCGAGGCCGGGCTCACCCCCTTTCTCGTGGTCGGGACCGCCGGCTCGGTGGGCACTGGCGCGGTCGACCCGCTGCCCGAGCTGGCCGCCGTCTGCCGCCAGCACGGGCTCTGGTTCCACGTGGACGGCGCCTATGGCGCGCTGGCTGCCGGCGTGCCCGGCGCGCCGCCCGAGTTGCGCGGCATTGCGGAGGCGGATTCCGTGGCCGTCGACCCGCACAAGTGGCTGTACGCGCCGCTGGACGTCGGCTGCGCACTCGTCCGCGACGCCGCGGCGCTGCGCGACACGTTCAGCTACCGGCCGCCCTACTACCGTTTCGACGCTGGGGGCGAGGAGCGGATCAACTACTATGAGTATGGGCCGCAGAACTCCCGCGGGTTCCGCGCCCTCAAGGTGTGGCTCGGGCTGCGGCAGGTGGGGCGCGAGGGGTGTATGCGCATGATCGGCGAGGATATGGCACTGGCGCGCGAGCTGTACGCCGCCGCCGCTGCGCACGCCGAGCTGCAGGCGGTGACCCATGGACTCAGCATTGCGACCTTCCGCTACGTGCCGCCCGACCTGCGCGGCGCCGCCGCAGCGGCGGGGGCGCTGTTGGCGGCGGGGCCCGGCCACGCCCATGCCTCAGCCGCGCACGCGGCCGGCCGAGACCGCCCGGGACCGGGGCCGGCGGCGGGCGAGACGGGCGTGGAAGAGTATCTCGATCGCCTGAACGCGGAGCTCCTGGACC
This window of the Gemmatimonadota bacterium genome carries:
- a CDS encoding ABC transporter ATP-binding protein — translated: MADAASALHEEEALGKAYDARLMRRLLRYLRPHRGRVAVGVALLLTGALIELIGPWLTKVALDRAIPERDFGLLGWLAAAYFGALLLALALEYAESVLTTWLGQRVMYDLRREIFAHLQRLSLPYYDRNPVGRIMTRVTSDVEVLNELFSAGVVTVFGDVFTLVFIVVAMLLMDWKLALVTLAVMPLVALVAFAFRARIRDAYREIRVRLARINAFLQERITGMAVVQLFGREADTSARFRTIDRDYLGAHLRSITYYALFFPIIELLTAVALASIIAYGGAQILGGTLTVGVVAAFLQYARRFFRPIQDLSEKYNMLQGAMASSERIFKLLDTPISVPEPAQPLHLPTPGRGEIEFRDVWFAYRRRGEGEGLVPVRVPAPVPVPDRVLEAITETAAFPEPPAVAEGEPVEPVAAEVSGDGAGGPAAAGARAGGGTAAARGAVEVPGSGSGSASAAGADVDAGTGSGAGTGAGRTEQGDWDWVIRGLSFTARPGERLAIVGHTGAGKTTVVNLLMRFYQPQRGEILFDGVPIQRVPLEELRSRISLVLQDVFLFSRDVGYNIRLGREDIEQERVSRAARRVGAHRFIERLPQRYAEPLAERGASISVGERQLLSFARALAFDPLVLVLDEATSSVDSELEEQIERAVETLMRGRTSLVIAHRLSTVQNADRILVLHHGELREEGTHQGLLARAGIYARLYELQFVPSPVAGD
- a CDS encoding GlsB/YeaQ/YmgE family stress response membrane protein, producing the protein MGILSWILFGLIAGAIAKFIMPGKDPGGCLVTVLIGIAGALIGGFVGTQLFNWGTVTGFNLRSFLIAIFGAILLLLGYRLVVRRRI
- a CDS encoding aminotransferase class V-fold PLP-dependent enzyme is translated as MPNHHPTLPRTPAADAAQPVAARRAAPLDLSAEEFRALGYRLVDRIADFLESLPSRVVTPGAGPAEVRLALGGGALPIEGMEPAPLLEQAADVLFQHSLLNAHPRFWGYINPTPAPIGALGEMLAASVNPNVGAWILSPVASEIERQTVRWIAELIGYSPEAGGLLVSGGNMANFVGFLAARRARADWDVRARGIAGGGGRRLVAYTSAETHTWIQKAADLFGLGTESLHWIPVDAGLRMDTAALRQAIERDVEAGLTPFLVVGTAGSVGTGAVDPLPELAAVCRQHGLWFHVDGAYGALAAGVPGAPPELRGIAEADSVAVDPHKWLYAPLDVGCALVRDAAALRDTFSYRPPYYRFDAGGEERINYYEYGPQNSRGFRALKVWLGLRQVGREGCMRMIGEDMALARELYAAAAAHAELQAVTHGLSIATFRYVPPDLRGAAAAAGALLAAGPGHAHASAAHAAGRDRPGPGPAAGETGVEEYLDRLNAELLDRLQRGGEAFLSNTVIGSRFLLRACIVNFRTALEDVRALPGIVARLGREVDAELRPVHLARPA